A window of the Pseudoliparis swirei isolate HS2019 ecotype Mariana Trench chromosome 13, NWPU_hadal_v1, whole genome shotgun sequence genome harbors these coding sequences:
- the ube2ib gene encoding SUMO-conjugating enzyme UBC9-A isoform X1 yields MATCPGSTCPGSTCPGSTCPGSTCPGSTCPGSTCPGSTCPESTCPGSTCPGSTCPGSRVDLSRVDLSRVYLSRVYLSRVYLSRVDLSIVDLSRVDLPSAPAPLDQDTLVHLTSSCVSGKFEPPLFHPNVYPSGTVCLSILEEDKDWRPAITIKQILLGIQELLNEPNIQDPAQAEAYTIYCQNRVEYEKRVRAQAKKFSPS; encoded by the exons ATGGCTACCTGTCCAGGgtcgacctgtccagggtcgacctgtccagggtctacctgtccagggtcgacctgtccagggtctacctgtccagggtcgacctgtccagggtctaCCTGTCCAGAgtcgacctgtccagggtcgacctgtccagggtctaCCTGTCCAGGGTCGAGGGTCGACCTGTCCAGAGTCGACCTGTCGAGGGTCTACCTGTCCAGGGTCTACCTGTCCAGGGTCTACCTGTCCAGGGTCGACCTGTCCATAgtcgacctgtccagggtcgaCCTGCcttcggctccagcgcccctggACCAGGATACATTAGTGCATCTCACGTCTTCTTGTGTTTCAGGTAAATTTGAGCCTCCACTCTTTCACCCAAATGTGTATCCATCAGGCACAGTGTGCCTATCCATTCTGGAGGAGGACAAGGACTGGAGGCCCGCCATCACCATAAAGCAG ATCTTATTAGGTATCCAGGAACTCCTAAATGAACCAAATATCCAGGATCCAGCTCAAGCAGAGGCGTACACGATCTACTG CCAAAACAGAGTAGAATATGAAAAAAGAGTTCGAGCACAAGCCAAAAAGTTCTCCCCGTCGTAA
- the ube2ib gene encoding SUMO-conjugating enzyme UBC9-A isoform X2, whose product MSGIALSRLAQERKAWRKDHPFGFVAVPTKNPDGTMNLMNWECAIPGKKGTPWEGGLFKLRMLFKDDYPSSPPKCKFEPPLFHPNVYPSGTVCLSILEEDKDWRPAITIKQILLGIQELLNEPNIQDPAQAEAYTIYCQNRVEYEKRVRAQAKKFSPS is encoded by the exons ATGTCGGGCATTGCATTGAGCCGCCTTGCTCAAGAGCGCAAGGCGTGGCGGAAGGACCATCCGTTT GGATTTGTTGCTGTACCGACAAAAAATCCAGACGGAACCATGAACCTCATGAACTGGGAATGTGCCATTCCTGGCAAGAAAGGG ACTCCGTGGGAGGGAGGCTTGTTCAAGCTGCGCATGTTGTTCAAGGACGACTACCCCTCTTCCCCCCCGAAAT GTAAATTTGAGCCTCCACTCTTTCACCCAAATGTGTATCCATCAGGCACAGTGTGCCTATCCATTCTGGAGGAGGACAAGGACTGGAGGCCCGCCATCACCATAAAGCAG ATCTTATTAGGTATCCAGGAACTCCTAAATGAACCAAATATCCAGGATCCAGCTCAAGCAGAGGCGTACACGATCTACTG CCAAAACAGAGTAGAATATGAAAAAAGAGTTCGAGCACAAGCCAAAAAGTTCTCCCCGTCGTAA